One part of the Phacochoerus africanus isolate WHEZ1 chromosome 7, ROS_Pafr_v1, whole genome shotgun sequence genome encodes these proteins:
- the LOC125131706 gene encoding olfactory receptor 6C3-like: MKNHTVPTEFILLGLSDDPELQTVIFLFLIITYILSVMGNLAIITLTLVDSHLHTPMYFFLRNFSVLEISFTTVCIPRFLGTIVTRDKTISYSNCIAQLFFFIFMGITEFYLLTAMSYDRYVAICKPLHYTTIMSKRVCTLLVFFAWLAGFLNIFPPVILFLRLDYCGSNIIDHFACDYFPLLQLSCSDTWLLEVIGFYSAIVILLFTLALILLSYVFIMKTILKLPSASQRKKAFSTCSSHMIVISISYGSCIFMYANPSAKEKASLTKGVAILNTSVPPMMNPFIYTLRNQQVKQAFKDTIQKIMFFSNK, from the coding sequence ATGAAAAACCACACAGTACCCACAGAATTCATTCTTCTTGGCCTCTCAGATGACCCAGAGCTTCAgactgtgatttttctctttttaattatcaCATATATCTTAAGTGTCATGGGAAATTTGGCCATCATCACTCTCACCCTGGTGGACTCCCATCTACACACccctatgtattttttcctcaggAACTTCTCTGTATTAGAAATTTCCTTCACAACTGTCTGCATTCCTAGATTTTTGGGCACAATTGTCACCAGGGACAAAACTATTTCATACAGTAATTGTATAGCTCagttgtttttcttcatcttcatggGAATCACTGAATTTTATCTTCTAACTGCCATGTCCTATGATCGCTATGTCGCAATCTGCAAACCCCTGCATTATACAACCATCATGAGCAAAAGAGTCTGCACACTGCTTGTCTTTTTCGCTTGGCTGGCAGGATTCTTAAATATCTTCCCGccagttattctttttctccGGTTAGATTATTGCGGCTCTAATATCATTGATCACTTTGCTTGTGACTATTTCCCCCTCCTGCAACTATCCTGCTCTGACACATGGCTCCTGGAAGTGATTGGTTTCTACTCTGCCATAGTGATTCTGCTTTTCACCCTGGCATTAATCCTTCTATCCTACGTGTTCATCATGAAGACAATCCTGAAACTGCCTTCTGCCAGTCAGAGAAAAAAGGCATTTTCTACATGCTCCTCTCACATGATTGTCATTTCCATCTCTTATGGGAGCTGCATATTCATGTATGCCAACCCTTCAGCAAAAGAAAAGGCGTCCTTGACCAAAGGAGTAGCTATTCTGAACACTTCTGTTCCTCCCATGATGAATCCATTTATATACACCCTGAGGAACCAGCAAGTGAAGCAAGCCTTTAAAGATACTATCCAAAAGATtatgtttttttcaaataaatga
- the LOC125130357 gene encoding olfactory receptor 6C1-like yields MKNHTEITEFLLLGLSDDPQLQVVVSVFLLITYLLSVTGNLTIITLTLLDPHLQTPMYFFLRNFSLLEVSFTTVTTPKFLSTIISGDKTISFNDCMAQLFFFILLGVAEFYLLAAMSYDRYVAICKPLHYLAIMNQRVCVLLVFSSWLVSFLIIFPSLMLFLNLDYCKSNIIDHFTCDYFPLLHLSCSDTTFLEMVGFSCAVFILLFTLALIILSYIYIIRTIVRIPSTSQRTKAFSTCSSHMIVISISYGSCIFMYIKPSAKDRVSLSKRVAVLNTSVAPMLNPFIYSLRNQQVKRAFMDLARKVCIFL; encoded by the coding sequence atgaaaaaccATACAGAAATAACTGAGTTTCTCCTCCTGGGACTGTCAGATGACCCACAGCTTCAGGTTGTGGTCTCTGTCTTTCTGCTCATCACCTACCTGCTCAGCGTCACTGGGAACCTGACCATCATCACCCTCACCCTGCTGGATCCCCACCTCCAGacccccatgtatttcttcctcagaAACTTCTCCTTACTAGAGGTGTCATTCACAACTGTCACTACCCCCAAGTTCCTGAGCACCATTATTTCAGGAGATAAAACCATTTCCTTTAATGATTGCATggctcagttattttttttcattcttttaggaGTCGCTGAATTTTACCTTTTGGCCGCCATGTCCTATGACCGTTATGTCGCCATCTGCAAACCTCTGCATTACTTGGCCATCATGAATCAAAGAGTCTGTGTGCTCCTTGTCTTCTCTTCATGGCTCGTTTCATTCTTAATCATATTCCCATCACTCATGTTGTTCTTAAACCTCGATTACTGCAAGTCTAATATTATTGACCATTTTACCTGTGATTATTTTCCCCTCTTGCACCTTTCCTGTTCAGACACCACATTCCTAGAGATGGTGGGTTTTTCCTGTGCTGTGTTTATTCTGTTGTTCACATTGGCATTAATAATTCTGTCCTACATATATATCATCAGAACGATTGTGAGAATTCCTTCTACTAGTCAGAGGACAAAGGCGTTTTCCACGTGTTCTTCCCACATGATTGTCATCTCCATCTCTTATGGCAGctgcatttttatgtatattaaacCCTCAGCAAAAGACAGGGTGTCTTTGAGCAAGAGAGTGGCTGTGCTAAACACCTCCGTagcccccatgctgaacccctttaTTTACAGCCTAAGGAATCAGCAGGTCAAGAGAGCCTTCATGGACTTGGCAAGGAAGGTTTGcatttttctctag